The following coding sequences are from one Triticum aestivum cultivar Chinese Spring chromosome 5A, IWGSC CS RefSeq v2.1, whole genome shotgun sequence window:
- the LOC123101971 gene encoding poly [ADP-ribose] polymerase tankyrase-1 codes for MGTRHIPLPCLYELLLGNERDRWSPEARFIEAAHNGDVGKIKKIAKELDVRGHGIPVTVANTTYMGMNALHAAAGCGSFSVFQYLVEEVKMDADLPDTAQQFTPVAHAVTNGNLPAVKYLIDHGADVHQQRAKGNITLLHAAAVHGYSEIVKFLLVRGADVHAISDLGTALADAAIRGFPSIVKILLEHNADPNKASCQFGLLSMALQKSSISWVKLLIQGGANVSGDSPRDNLLVKAAEKGLTEAIKCLLEAGANPNVPSTFGRLPIELAAEYGTREDVEILFPFTSPISTVANWSVDGIISHVKMEIKQLEDEKFVKERVSDLKRQADEAFKNQDYLNASVLYTQALKMDNFDAKLLSNRSLCWLRIGDGQRAFDDATKCKRLRPKWAKAHYRQGAALMFMKKYAAAYSALSRALELDPESEETEKLFWEAMELK; via the exons ATGGGGACCCGACATATACCGCTGCCTTGCCTGTACGAgctcctcctcggcaacg AGCGTGACCGTTGGTCGCCGGAGGCCAGGTTCATCGAAGCCGCCCACAACGGCGACGTCGGCAAGATCAAGA AGATTGCAAAGGAGCTGGACGTCCGCGGGCACGGGATCCCGGTGACGGTGGCCAACACCACCTACATGGGCATGAACGCCCTCCATGCCGCCGCCGGCTGCGGCAGCTTCTCGGTCTTCCAGTATCTCGTGGAGGAGGTCAAGATGGATGCGGACTTGCCTGACACCGCTCAGC AGTTTACACCCGTGGCGCATGCCGTCACCAATGGCAACCTTCCCGCCGTCAAGTACCTCATTGATCATGGCGCTGATGTGCATCAGCAACGTGCAAAGGGAAACATCACTCTTCTTCATGCAGCTGCAGTTCATG gGTACTCTGAAATAGTAAAGTTTCTTCTTGTGAGGGGAGCTGATGTGCATGCAATATCAGATCTTGGAACAGCACTCGCGGATGCTGCCATTAGAGGATTTCCTAGTATTGTCAAGATCCTTTTGGAGCACAATGCAGAT CCCAACAAGGCTAGTTGTCAGTTTGGACTTTTAAGCATGGCATTACAAAAATCTTCTATATCCTGGGTGAAGTTATTGATTCAG GGTGGAGCTAATGTCAGTGGTGATAGTCCTCGGGATAAtcttttggtaaaggctgcagagAAGGGCTTAACTGAAGCTATCAAGTGCTTGTTGGAAGCTGGTGCAAACCCGAATGTTCCTAGCACA TTTGGTAGACTGCCAATTGAGTTGGCTGCTGAGTATGGTACACGGGAAGATGTTGAGATTCTCTTTCCGTTCACCTCGCCCATTTCAACTGTGGCAAATTGGAGCGTTGATGGAATCATTAGTCATGTGAAGATGGAAATCAAGCAACTAGAG GATGAAAAATTTGTGAAAGAGAGGGTGTCTGACCTGAAACGACAAGCAGATGAAGCATTCAAAAACCAGGATTATCTAAATGCATCAGTGCTCTACACACAG GCACTGAAGATGGATAACTTCGACGCCAAGTTGTTGTCAAACAGGAGTCTTTGCTGGCTTCGCATTGGTGATGGACAAAGGGCTTTTGATGATGCAACTAAATGCAAAAGGCTGCGTCCAAAGTGGGCAAAGGCGCACTATCGACAAGGAGCAGCTCTAATGTTCATGAAG AAGTATGCTGCTGCGTATTCCGCACTCTCACGCGCTTTAGAGTTGGACCCGGAAAGCGAAGAGACCGAGAAATTATTCTG GGAGGCGATGGAACTTAAGTGA